A DNA window from Luteolibacter luteus contains the following coding sequences:
- a CDS encoding phage capsid protein → MAFDSSVPDGFPNQYDDEWRIEMQQLDSRLAPYVDTFPLNAEGKRFQRLPKVAARQITTRHGDTNPDDIDAEYRWCYVNFKDSAHILDELEVKQLGSVGSPHVQIMKLQKAAARRDQDKTLIDGIRGTVQSGKTGSTPITFGSECASIAVNYVDSGGAVNSGMTFSKLLEVSTRFGLADVGGQDVENTFAGCVILTHRQIKDLLREEKMTSADYGLQRLLTGQVVGFAGLAIKAVTPDLLPHNPATDVRSCYAFAREAVAFGIAMDPYARVDVLPQKSHAVQLRSVWGWGCTRLDGDGVIEILCDESP, encoded by the coding sequence ATGGCCTTTGACTCTTCCGTCCCGGACGGATTTCCGAACCAATATGATGACGAGTGGCGCATCGAAATGCAGCAGCTCGATAGCCGGCTGGCGCCGTATGTGGATACCTTTCCGCTGAATGCCGAGGGCAAGCGCTTCCAGCGCCTGCCGAAGGTGGCGGCCCGGCAGATCACCACGCGGCACGGCGACACCAATCCCGATGACATCGATGCGGAGTACCGCTGGTGCTATGTGAACTTCAAGGACAGCGCTCACATCCTGGACGAGCTGGAGGTGAAGCAGCTGGGCTCGGTGGGCTCCCCGCACGTGCAGATCATGAAGCTGCAGAAGGCGGCGGCGCGACGCGACCAGGACAAGACGCTGATCGATGGCATCCGCGGCACGGTGCAGTCCGGCAAGACCGGATCGACCCCGATCACCTTCGGCAGCGAGTGCGCGAGCATCGCGGTGAACTACGTGGACTCGGGCGGCGCGGTGAATTCGGGGATGACCTTCTCGAAGCTGCTGGAGGTATCGACGCGTTTCGGCCTGGCCGATGTGGGCGGGCAGGATGTGGAGAATACCTTCGCGGGCTGCGTGATCCTGACGCACCGCCAGATCAAGGACCTGCTGCGCGAGGAGAAGATGACGAGCGCGGACTACGGGCTGCAGCGTCTTCTCACCGGCCAGGTGGTGGGCTTCGCCGGGCTGGCGATCAAGGCGGTGACGCCGGACTTGCTGCCGCACAATCCGGCGACGGACGTGCGCTCCTGCTATGCCTTCGCCCGTGAGGCGGTGGCCTTTGGCATCGCGATGGACCCGTATGCGCGGGTGGATGTGCTGCCGCAGAAGTCGCACGCCGTGCAGCTGCGCAGCGTGTGGGGATGGGGTTGCACGCGCCTGGATGGCGACGGGGTGATCGAGATCCTCTGCGATGAGAGCCCGTGA